The sequence below is a genomic window from Theobroma cacao cultivar B97-61/B2 chromosome 6, Criollo_cocoa_genome_V2, whole genome shotgun sequence.
tttatttagttaaaattgaTATGAGTTTAAGGTTTGAGATAATGAATATGTTAAAGTTattagttttatttgatttaatcgTTTATGGAGTATTATAATCTTATTTAAACGGATCGAGTACCAGTACAATCCTTTACCATCAGTACTCCCTAAAAGTTACTTGTAAAAACATTTTGCAATGGCAATTTCAGAGACCAAAAagaagttattattattttttttcgtCTATGCAGATGTGTTTGTCAGAGTTATAGGTCTGATAGTTGCCCACCTTCTTCTCGTTTCTACAGCAAAATCTAGGGAATACGTACTGAAAGTTCATCCTGATCATAAAAGACAGTAATCAAGACCCATCACCTTGTAGGTTTCACCTTAATGATGAGTCCGATTACATGGTATATCACGAACAGATAAATGGGTTTTGCCATGTGACTCAACTTAAAGAaagatgaagattttgaaaccCATGCATGCCTTTTCCCAAGGTTAGGTTTCAGTGAGTAATGAGAGTGGCCAGCTTGATCAGAATTCAGATATGGAACGGTAGGTGCTTGATTTGATCACCTGCTGAAAGCCTGGCAACTGGCACTGCTCTTTACTGACTGTATTTAATGTCAGACACTTGGTAGTAAGTTGGTAACGCTCAAAATTAACTTCTGTGTTTACCAGGAATTTGGCAAAGCAACTGCAACTGATAGCTAGCCTAGCACCATCTGCCATTCCATGATCAGATTCCTCCCACCCACGATTTAAACCCCTGGGTCCAATTTTAACACAGTGCCTGGTATAATAACATCTGCTAGTTCATCACTGCTGATATATTTTCGGATGGATCATTCAATGCAATATTTAAACCCTTTATTGTTCATAACATATATCTCTGATGATCCAAAACTAACGTACGATGACTATATTTCATTTGATATGCATGATCCATGCACATTTTTTACTGCATAAAGAGGTCCATTCTTCCTTAATGATCACTGCTTCTTTAACGAGACCGATACAAGAGCGTTAATGGCTCTCTTTTCCTGTAAATCTTACCGTCATCGTCAAAAACTCGAAATTGAAACttcaaatttcaatatatACAATTCaatataaatgtttatttacCAAATGTTTCCGTCGATGGCGACTTTTGTATTTGAGTTCTAACTTTATATCGATGTCTCTACATTCGTCAATTGACTTTTTATGATAAACTTGTTATACTTAGGTGAGAAGTCCATGTCACTCAATAGAATAATTATCTTGATACATGATCATGTTAGATatagaaaatattaaagtGGAGATAAGAGAATTCTCGTGAAAAATTTGACGagtattaaattattatacaaaatatatttaaaaagtaaaagggaaaagagtatgtaaatataaataaaaaatttaaaagtgaaGAGCTTTAAGCTTGTGATGGCagtatttattgttttgattgcCCATTTTTTATAGTAAAGACAGAAACAAGAGCAGACCAGACAAAGGCACGACATTATAATAAGGTGAGAGTTGGGGTTACAGTTCTTACTTTCATGCTGTGCGTCATGCCTGATTCCCCAGACAAACTCACCGAAACTCGAGCCCTTTTGTTCCTGTCCCCAATGTCATCGCCTTCCAGATGAACTCATCCGGCGGGACCCACTCTCCCGCCACCTTTTGCCGCAAAACCCGGCGTCGACGAAGGTGTGGAACGGGAGCTCCGTCAACCCCGCTCCTGCACTGGACTTTCTATAACAACAACGACGAAAAGAAGAAACACCCCCACCACCAACAGCAACACCCCTCCGCACGGGCTGGAGCTGGAGGCCGACACTTGGAGCTGTCGGCGAGGAAGCTGGCGGCTGGACTCTGGCAGTTGCGGCCGTCTGCTGAGTTGTCCTGCCGCCGAAATGGTGGCTTTGCCTGTAAACGTAGATCCTCTGACCGCTTTCGGGTACACGGattatttctttattgatCAATTTACTTGAAATTATCGTTCCAATGtgaacttaatattttttttatcgtTGATTACGTGTTTTGCATGGAGATTTGTTGGGATTTAAGTATGAATGTGGGTTTGTCTTATTTATTGATTGGATACTGAGAAAAATgcagaaaaatggaaagaaagaatCTTGAGCATGAGGGAAAAGTAGCAGGTAATTTGCAGAAACCAGATATAAAAAATGTTTCTTTTAGCTCAGTGGGGTTCTTTTATATCTGCCTTTGGATGCCAAATTCGACTTACATTTGTTCTTTATTGAATTCAACAAAGCCTGTAGCACATTTCGGATTTATCAACACCCAACTTTACTAGGAAATCCGTAAATATTGTATGTTGACAGCTTGGTTTGATGTTTATTGATGCAAGGCTTTGATGACATTTAAGTTGTCATGTCTTTGGCAAAGGAATGGGAAATATTTACATGTTTTTTTCTCCTGCAGCCTGGCAAACGTGGTTCGGACACAAAGCATGATCAGTTACGGAGAAGCCAATCCACCATATTGGGTCCAAAGCAGGGAACCCTTTATAATGTATGTGTCTTAATATCACTAGAAGTAGTTGTCTGCCATTTGGTGATCAAGCCATCTTCTCAAATAGGGCATTAGAAGGACTCAATTCCCTCCTTGATTATGTTTGTTCAATGGAACATTTGAAGGATAGACTCGATTTAATATGTTAGATTAAGGGTTATTGCTGTTCAAACTGCATCCTGTTCATCTTCATCAATGCAAAGTTGTTTCTGTAAACGTTTTATCCTCACAACTCCTGTTTCCATTTTGATTCATTACAGCCTTTGAGCTCCCTTTGTAGATTGGTTATAGAGTTACCTTTCCCCTGCCCAAGCTTAGGAGCACTTAGGTTTTCTTACCAATGAGAAACTAGCATTTTAGTTTCATACAGTTTCTTTGCTGATTAATAAGTTCGACTGTCCGGTTATTATTGCCTCTGATTtgtctaatttttcttttatttgtgtAAACTTTTGTAGCTTGAATCTGTTTTCCCATATTCAAAGTCTGTAACAGAAGGAGCAACTAAGTGGGACAGCAGATGCTTGAAAACACCCATTGAAGCATATTGTTTTGTAAGTCACATGAAGCTTCTTGAGGATCAAGTCAAAACTGTGTCCTTTGTGTCTGCGCTGCAAGCAAAGCTAGTGCGAGCTCAATTATACATTCATGACCTTGAATCTGAAGTGCGGTCCTCCAGAAAAAAAGTCAAGTACTTACTGAGGAAGCTTGGAGAGGAAAGAATGGCACAGAACAAGAAAGTACATGATAATATTTATGCACTTATTGATGATTTGAAAGGTCAATTGAGCAGGGAAAGGAAGAACCAACAAGGGATGGAGATTCTTAATTCTCAATTAGTAAAGGAGCTTGCTGAAGCTAAATTATCAGCAACGAAGttaattcaaaaatatgaggaagaaaaaagaaccaGAGCGCTGATGGAGGAAGTCTGTAATCAGCTAGCTACGAAGATTGGTGAAGATAAGGCTGAAGTTGAAGACCTGAGAATAGAAATCGTGAAAATCCGAGAAGAGGtggaagaagagagaaagatgttacAGATGGCTGAGGTTTGGCGAGAAGAACGTGTCCAAATGAAGTTGAGTGATGCAAAGTTGGCTCTTGAAAGTAAGTACTCTCAGATGAACAAGCTGATAACAGTCCTTGAAACTTTTCTGAGGTCAAGAAGCGCAAGCCTGGGTGTGACAGAGTTAAGAACAGCTGAAGTGATTGGACAGGCAGTAATATCAGTTAGTAATATTCAAGATATTGAGGAATTTTCTTATGAGCCTTTGAGATCAGGGGATATATTCTCAAATTTTGAAGGACTACAGCAAGTTGAAGTTTCTGAGAGGGAAATTGAACCATGCTTTAATTACTGTTCTACTGGTGATGTTTCTAATTACCACCCTGCGTGTCCTGAGACAAATAATCATGGCAACGATGGTGTGCCAAAGCATTCAAGTGCATTTGTTGATTACAACAGTGGCATGGAAGAAGACAGCAGAGGCCAGGAAAGAGTTAATCATGCTGAGAATCAGGGTTCAAGTTATTGTTTTGAAGAGATTATGAACATAGTTGGTGGATGCAAAAATGCTCCAAGGTGTGAAATAGAATGGGATGAAACCACCGGTGGAAATACTCCAAATACAGAAATTAGTGAAATATGTTCAATATCTGCAGAATGGTCAAAGCGGAAAAAATCTTCCGCAAAGCTTCGGACACCATGTGCAAATAGTAGTGGCCACAAAGCAATATCAGACGAAGGTGGTGGAAGGCTTTCAAGTGGAACAGTTTCCAGTCTGGGGACAATTTTTCCAAGTAGGAAGTCTGTCAAAGGAGGACTTAGGCACCAGAACTCAATGGGGCAATGGGGTTCTAGAGACTTGGTAAATCCACACATAGCTCGAGGCATGAAAGGGTCCATTGAATGGCCTAGAGTCCTCCAGAAGAATACTTTGAAGGCAAAGCATTGGAAGCCTGGActgaaagagagaaagttCAGTTGCACCGACACTGCACCGGTTGATTCATAGGCAAACTATAGGTTTttcaatatcatttttttagaAGCAAGTATCCGCAGAGCAAGGATATGGTCCTGGAAGACACAGACCCAATATCTACTCTTACTAggttcttccttttctttgaaCCTCTTCAGTCACTTTACAACTCTGATAAAAAGATTCTTCTCATCGCTTATCTAGTTTGTTTTTACAAATTACAGTCTCCCAGTCCTGGCGGTTGCCAAGTAAGGCATTCTTGCCTGTCTGTATAACTGATATGGTTACCAGAATTTATCaatataattcttttttcctGAAACTGCTCATTCCTTagtttcattatttttcattgaatAATTCTTTTTGCTTGATATCAGGTCACAGCATCCTAGCTAAATCCTTAGGGCATGCTTGGTTGGGGGGAATGGAATAGCCATTCTTTCCCTATTCTCATTCTTGAGATAAAGCTGCATTTGGTTTAATAGAAtaactatttttcaaaataatcattCCAAGAGAAGCTTGAATAGCCATTACCAAGGCTTTCTTGGTAATAGCTATTCTAAATtgttgggaataagaaaaaaagttgattagacaaatatatcattttacaatttaaaaaattactttataaaaaatactaaacttatttctttctgTCTCTTCCTCACTCTTCTCTTTAAAGCACAAAAgacataaaattttttacttcattttcaaaaaaagagaaatgaaaatatttaaatattatttaatatattaatattatttcactataataaatattataaagcatattacttaatattattatttgaatataatcaATGTAacaaagaatattatttagtattatttaaatttaatgaagaatatattttatcttttaatattaaatattatttaattataataaaaagtttaattatcttctaatacaaaatatttttaaattataataaaaatatatttgtattttaatgaaaatattatttaattataataaaagttattttgatttttattgctcagaatattttttatcttttaacaaaataaaNNNNNNNNNNNNNNNNNNNNNNNNNNNNNNNNNNNNNNNNNNNNNNNNNNNNNNNNNNNNNAGTATTTATTTCTCAtcatagtttttttattttttaattaaaaatctttaaattttaataaatagtatttttatCACTTACccattattccttaaccattcttaaaattattcctGCCAACCAAATAATGGAATAAGTAATAATAGCAATTTCTatcatatttcattttcattaacCAATCTACATAATAGCTATTCTTTCtctattctattcttattCTATTCTTTCTAGTAAACCAAGCATGCCATTAGTTTTCGCTTGACAGAAATTCAGAGAGTTTTCCCTTGATATTTGGTCTTTAAGAAAAGCCATTATGCCAACGCATATTCAAGTTCTTCTATATGCTAAACCATTCTTTTCATTGTGCTGGTGGGGCAAGGAGAGTGGAATTGCTTTCCAAGTTGTTTACAACTTTGGGCTCATTTccaagaaagaagagaaataattttcgtaATAAGgtcatttaaatttattataatttaaaaaaaaattcaaagatttAGATGCCTATCACagaattaaaaaggaaaaagaaatgagaagaaaaatttaGATGCCAAGATGTGATTGTCCCAACTGTTCACATCAGCATAGACCGACCCTCCTTGAACTTTCATGTCTGCAATTATTTgtcttcatatcatgcattgtcTCACATAGAAAACATAACTTTCCAGTTGCCATTGGGCAttcattcatcatcatcagcttaaAGATATCCCATCTGAAGTCCAATCTTGTCTTCCATGCCCATGTCAAAGCCACTTGTCTATGAGAATATTATAGTAGCCAGCCCTCGATATGCCTTTATCCCCATACATCAGAAGTTAGATAGTACTTTGTTTGTGCTATCATGTCATCTAGCAGAACTACCAAAGTGAGATGACATGTCGTGTCCAAAATTAATGGGTTTAGCGAGCAATTTATGAGCCACTATCCAAAGGGTTTCAAAGTATTTGGATAATGCATTAGCAACAGCTA
It includes:
- the LOC18597143 gene encoding uncharacterized protein LOC18597143, with product MNSSGGTHSPATFCRKTRRRRRCGTGAPSTPLLHWTFYNNNDEKKKHPHHQQQHPSARAGAGGRHLELSARKLAAGLWQLRPSAELSCRRNGGFACKRRSSDRFRPGKRGSDTKHDQLRRSQSTILGPKQGTLYNLESVFPYSKSVTEGATKWDSRCLKTPIEAYCFVSHMKLLEDQVKTVSFVSALQAKLVRAQLYIHDLESEVRSSRKKVKYLLRKLGEERMAQNKKVHDNIYALIDDLKGQLSRERKNQQGMEILNSQLVKELAEAKLSATKLIQKYEEEKRTRALMEEVCNQLATKIGEDKAEVEDLRIEIVKIREEVEEERKMLQMAEVWREERVQMKLSDAKLALESKYSQMNKLITVLETFLRSRSASLGVTELRTAEVIGQAVISVSNIQDIEEFSYEPLRSGDIFSNFEGLQQVEVSEREIEPCFNYCSTGDVSNYHPACPETNNHGNDGVPKHSSAFVDYNSGMEEDSRGQERVNHAENQGSSYCFEEIMNIVGGCKNAPRCEIEWDETTGGNTPNTEISEICSISAEWSKRKKSSAKLRTPCANSSGHKAISDEGGGRLSSGTVSSLGTIFPSRKSVKGGLRHQNSMGQWGSRDLVNPHIARGMKGSIEWPRVLQKNTLKAKHWKPGLKERKFSCTDTAPVDS